TGTACGTAATAATAATGTGGAAAGTGAAGAAAGGTGAAATAATGCAGTGGGAGTTTACCAAGGTTTAGGTAAGAGAGAGAGCATAAGAAGTTGTCATAGTTTCGACAGCAATCTACAGGTTTCAGTATTGAATGATAAAGGGAATCTAGCTAGTCGTATATAGGGAGagagtagtagtagtagtaaaTTCTCTCCAGCCAGGCATGAGGCAACATCCCCCAAGAACAGTCCCTGTTGCAATCACATCCTCATTTCATCTCCcccctctgtctctctgtctctctctctctcgagaTGGGATGGTGTGAGTGTGAGAGTAACCCTGTTTTGTCTGTTTCCAGATCGATGTGATTAAAAGGCTCACATGAATCACCAAACGCTCCACAGTCCCATACTGCCGCCGTGGGCCTAATGCCAGGGGCCCGGGGCACCACTTTCTGATTGGATTGTTTTAGGTCGTGCGCTATGCCGCGATCCATGTGATACTTTTCAGAGTCCTACCGTACGCATAATGCATGCTATCTTAGACGTTCTACAATTTTTCTGCTAAGTCTTCGTTTTCaaactatataaatatatatagtgtaaTGATTAAATATCGTTTAAAGGTACAATTTTTTACTACTGTGCCTATAAGATAAGGTGGTCCTCcgttattttttgagtttttttattttttaaaaataaattaaggtagaggaccaccttgccacataagcaagatggtgaaaagttgtatgttGTATTTTTgagtggtattcaatcattactcatatatatatgagtaatgattcactaccacctaaatatacaacttttcaccaccttgtctatgtggcaaggtggtcccccactttaatttatttttaaaaaataaaaaaactcaaaaagtagtggggaaccaccttgccacataggcaaggtggtgaaaagttgtatatttaggtggcattgaatcattattctatatatatatatatccttcattttcattttagggttaaatgcttttctatttttattattattgatagtAACCGTGGTTTGACTAGTTCGTTTCAAAATTTAATGGCCTCTGACGTCAAACTTACTGGCAACAGTCACATGTTTTATATGCcacattagtttttttttttttggcctaccccaattttttttctttattgtttttgttcttaattttttttttaaaaaaataatactaatatgGCATTTGGGACACGTGGCATTTACTGATAGGTTTTTTTTAGACATGACAGCCGTTAAGTGTTTagacagaaaatgaaaaagagtaTCAACTACATTTATAAAATGTCCACACGTACCATTTGTAACACTTTAGCAAATTGAGTCAGCTATTTGATAACGAGGGAAAACACATgtattagaaaattatttaaccTTCTTTCTAATCCGAATTGTGGCTcattttgttaatactttttatttttttgtttgaaaaaatattgtcatataacataaaagttaaaataatttttaacgaTTTGGTGAAGGAGAGTTCTATAACCCCGCAAAAGGGGGTAGGGTAGAACTCCACACTCTCACTAGTCACTAGTCACTACCCTCTGTTGGGATGGATACTAAAGGTAGGGCTAAGAGACTTACCTCCCCCACCTCTCATGAAGGGAAACCAACCTCTACTTTTATCATTTCAATGTTCATCACATGTGAcatttagaattcaaattctaaaatatccttatttttctttctaattcttTGCATATTAcatgtaataaaatattaaaacgaCAAAATCTtacttatttcatttaaaaacacTCTACACGAGAATTATACACATATTTTAGAAAATCCTTATCCTCCAGAGATACATGATACGGTCCTAAATTGATCATCTGCAACGACtgtataaaataattttttggcaGTGAAATGTGTTATTAGGCTAAGAGAATGGTCGGTATTGAAGCTTGCACATTTTCTATGTACTGTATCTACCACATCTCCAGTTACCtttcacatcaatttttggcagTGGTCCTGCATATCTACGTGCCATGCGTGCAAGAGAAAGACAGCACTAGTCATCACGAtgtattgaaaaacaaaaaaatagtaataataataataaataacgggaCAATCATTACGGAAACAGTATTGGAGTTGTACCTTAAGATCCTCTAGGAGGTCTAGTGTAACAAACACTGTCAATGCTTTTAGTGGTCCCAACTATTGTACACAAAGGCACATGAAAGGGTGCACTCTTCGCAGTAGTTTGGCTTGGAGCACACATGAATAAAGTGAATAAGAAATATTCTATAACAGTCCTCAATCTATGTATGCCTTGTTAGGCCAACAGGAACTTACGATGATCACTAGtactgcctttttttttttttttttcttttttttttttctctctttccaaatcaaaaaattaacCCAAAATAGGAAATACTGAAAACtactttcacttttatatcttgttaacaaaaaaaaacacaatttaaaaagcattaacaaaccgagcatacttttttttttcttttcttttctttttttaattttatcctcTACAATTATAACAGTGTAAAAAGTGAAGAAAACCAACCCAGGAACTGCGTTGCTGATATCTCCTAGCCAAATGAATGACTCCTGAGGATCAAGCAAAGGTAGATAGGATATTCTTCTTGAGAGTGAGCTCATCTGACTTTGCTGGGCTGATAGGCTGCACCAACAATACACAAGATACAAGAGAATGTGTTTAAGTTTGTATGCAGATTGTTCGAGGTGCCAACAACGAATGGCTTCCAGGATAGTCCTCGTAACAATCAATAACAGCAAAATAACATTTCACATCTGTTATATCCAGGTATTTACTATTGACAATTTGACAAATATCTGGCTTCCACAACATCTTATCACCATTACAGTAGTAATTTCCTAGACAGATGACCACCAGACTTTCAGGCCTGATGGAAATTTAAGCTTTCTTGAGTTGTTGCATTGAGATtgtcttatcaaaaaaaaagaaaaaaaaaaagattattttgtAACTTTTCCTATCCTATATGAAAGGCATACAACAGCTTAGCATGGATACAGTACTACCAAGCACTTCTTGGCAAgcttcaaatcaattttttttttttttttatattggaaTGGGTGATTCCATGTTTATAGTTGAAAAGAAAAGGTCCAAAGAAATGCTTAACAGCTAGGTGTTGTAGCCCTCCAGGATGCATGTGATCTGGCTAGTTTTGTAGTGTTCTACATGATTGGTGAAAGAGAGAACGAAAAGAGAAGATATGAAAATGTGATATCTAAGGACAATGACGACACAGAAAATAAGTGTATCATGCAGTTATTAAGAAGTATTTGTTGGTTTACACAAAGCAACCAGAGGGCCAAACTACCCGTAGGAATATGCTaaggtctctctctccctaccatcatctttttttctttcttttctctggAGTGCCAAGTACTATTGAAGAACCACAAGTTTTTCTGAGCTATTACTGTGTAGTCCTAAATATCTGTCTTAACTCTTAAGCTTGTGTTGCTTGGGCAGACAAAATCTGATATCAGATGGAAatgaaccacaaaaaaaaacttttggcCCTTAAAGAAACAGTGAAACGAAGAACAAGTTTTGCAATGTTGCTGCCAAAAAGTTGAGAGTAATTCATACTAGTGTGATATGAAGCAATTATAACatgtaatttatataattaagaAGCAGTATGGAACAATAGACAAGATTAACACTCATTATCCCAGTATCATCTCTGCAACTTTCAACGATATGATATATGTTTCAAGTATATCTTATCCGCATGAATTTATTGccaaaatgatgaaaatattaCCTTCTCAAGAATGCGCTCAAGCCGCTGGATTTCATTCTGGGCATAATCCGCACCTTTCTCCATACAGTTCTTTGCAGCTTTCAAGTACATCTTGCCATATCTAAAAAGATAATCAAGAGCTAAGAATTACAAGACAGAAAGTCAACTTTATGAATTTGGATCTCACAAACTTTAGACTTTTACTAAAACAATGTCCTGTGGTTTCATTAAGAAAGTCATACATAGCAACAGCCTGTCACCATTAATCATTTCAATTCTAAAAGATGGTTTGAGTAAATTTTATGCAAAAACTCTTTGACAGAAATACAAAGTCATTGTTATAACCTGGTTGTTGAACCCTTGAGTTTCTCAACTTCATCTTCTATCTGGGTAAATACTGGCTTCTTCTCTTCACTTCCAGCACTCACAAACTCTTTCACCAGGTTACCCAAACTTGCAAGTATACCAGCCTACATCAAGAAATATAAAATTgatcaagaaaataatataCGTTATATTGTGATCCTCTTACAAATATAGATATCTCACTAACTTTGGATGTAAGTTGTCCTTTCCCATCACGACTAGTGCCACTTTTCTCATTAATGAAATTTACGAAGTCATCTAAATCTCGGCCAGCATCATAATCTTCACCAGCCTTGTTGCTCTTTGGGAAAAACTTTAATGTGGGATATCCAGTGACACCATACCTGCAAAAGCAGCATAATTGCATCAGGCATATTCAATTTCtttacagaattttttttatttggttttattGGATTTCACTTATGAGTCCTATTTAAGTCCATGATTATTAAGCACAGAAATCTGAAAGTTGATAGCACACActacaagtaaaaaaaaataaaaaatcatattgtaCTCCTGGACTCACTTTTCAGCCAAATCCTTGTACTTGTCAGAATCAAGATTAGCAATTACTACATCTTCCTCCCGTTTAAATGCTGTAGCGACCTTTTCATAAGTCTAGAGAACAGACAGCAGACATAGATCAAGATAACCATTGTTTAGGCACAAGATAAAGATCTGCACCAATAATACTATCAAGTAGCAATAATATACTTACCGGAGCAAGGGATTTGCAATGGCCACACCTGCCACACACACGCAggccaaaaaggaaaagacaatTTAGAGATGCAACATTTcaagtaaactaaaaaaataaagaaagccTTTTCCCCTCATATGGACTGAGAATAGCTTAATGATTTGACAACATTAATATAGCACAGCAAAGGAAGAGAATATTACAGAAGAATTGAACACATAAACTTACCAGGGTGCATAAAACTCAACCAGAACATCTTTTGTTTCATCTAGGACAATCTCATTAAAACTGTCTGCCGTTAGTACCACTACATTTGATGGGGTTGCGGCTATTTTGACATTGGTCCCTGGAACAAAGCAACACTTCGGTGTCAATGTATAAGTTGACTAAAGATACATAACGTGTTCACTAGAGCAGCTAAATTCAGCTCTGAAGTAGTGAAGGTACTTGTTAATTAAGCCATGACTCAATTGTTAACAAAATACGTATGTGATGAGATTACGTTTTTACAACACAAGCTTCATTTGATCTCCATTAGTCAGaggaaaatgatagatcttCAAACCTCACAAGAGCCACCCGTTCCAAAGTGTCTCAAAATTACAAGTTTACACCAACCCATGTCTAGTCAGCAATTAAAAGAGTAAAATTGGAAAGAAATTCTAAACTTGATGAGGTTAGCCAAAAGGCAAAGTTACTGCACCGGCAATATTATGGTCAATCCACTCAAGCAGAATTAATATAAAACATGTGAATATTCCATTGAAAGTTAAAAGGACAATAAGTCAACATAGTCCACTGAAAGTATTCATACTCTCACTGATACATAAACAACAAGAAAGAAGTGGAGCAACCAAAATACAAAGacaacaacccaaaaaaaaaaggacggaGAAAAAAACAGATGGAGCAACCAAAACATCATGCaagaaataccaaaaaaaaacttcttcgTTCACTAAAttcaattaaactaaaaatatattaataccTCCTTCTGTGTTTACGAACTCAACAAGGGCTTCGGCAGTACGAGCGCCTTCATACCTAAGACATAGAATTTGATGAAATGTTTCTAAGTTACTATTCTTAATAGCTAAAAGAATGGTCGAAAAATGTTCTACAATGTTTAGACCTTAAAGCGTGCACGTGGATTTGGGAAACGTTCTTATTAGAGAGAAATGGATAGAAGTTTGGGTAATGGACGGCACTCACTTCTTGGGTTCTAGGGACCCTTTAGGAAACCATTGAATTGTGGGGTATCCAGAAACTCCATATTTAGAGCATAGGTCCTTGTGCGAATCACAGTCCACCTACACCAGAAACCATCAGATGAAGGGAAATAACTTGTCATTTGATTGCCATTGGCCATAAAAGTAGAAACGTATTGAAATAAAAAGCCCATTGTCTGATTTGAGATAAGTAGAGACAGTTTTTAAGACCAATGTGAGACCCAAAAGAGCAATAACTCATGATAATGTGATTAAATGGTCCCATTAGTTTGGCAGCCAGAATAATTACTCAAGAATCATACATTGAGCAACACGGAACtattagaaataaaaagaaacaaaaataataattaaaaaagtaagAACTCAAGGAGCTGACCTTCCCAATCATAGTAGATTTTGCTTTCTTAAAACTTGTGCCAAGCTTCTCATACTCTGGAGCAAGCTTTTTACAGTGCCCACACCTGCcatgggaaaaaaaatagttaatatTTTACAACTGACATCCCCCTAAAGTTTTCACAAAAACGGCATTGCAATGATAGAATAAAATCAGGTGTTGCGAACGCAGCGGAACCTAGGTGATAACTcatcaaaaatagaaaaacagatATACAGTAGGTAAAGCGCCTAATTGCATTAATGAACCACCAAACATTCATATAATCCAGCAAGAACTGTAGCAAACAGATACCGAAAAACAAAGGTCCTCCGACTACCAAAGTACCATCGTTTGCCGTTCTGATCAATACATGCAACACAAAATAGGTGACAAATGCCTTGATCCAATCAATGTATCACCTGATTATCAATTATGTTGAATTCACAATAACTTTACTTTATAACAAACACAATACGAAGATACCAACGGTACAGATTCCTCATTGCTCAAAATAAGTCAATGTCCAATTTGACCattacaaaataagaaaatggaCAAGCAAGTGATAGGCTAGCTTCAGTCCAAATTAAACCTATTAAAGACTTGGATCAAAGACCAGAAAAATgcacattaatttgtaaaatcaTTCTAGCAACCTCTTATATTTTAGGATTTAGCAAAATCAATATAATTCTCTACGCCAATCAGATAAATTCTCAGATTTAAATAGACCAATAACGATTCAGATATAGCGCTATCGAGCACCAAAACCACAGATCTCCTATCACGCACAGACAATATcatcaaattcagacaaatcaACAGTCTTAATTGGAGCTCATAAAAAACTGAGCTGATCAGTAACACGCCGATTGCTGAAATGAACGTAAAAATATCAATTACATAAAGCAATACGTAACTAACGCTTATGTAGCTCTTGTTTGCTTCCCGGGAAAACTAAAgctaaaaaagaaaggaaaccaTAACTCCTACTTAATATTACATTTCCTCAGCCGAGTAACAAGGAATTCAGAGGGGAAAGTActgattgaatgattatttgtACCAGGGAGCGTAGAACTCGACGAGAGCGCCACGATCTTGGCCGACCTCCTTATCGAAGTTGTCGTCGGTGAGCACAACAACGTCTTCGGCGATAACCGACGAGGCAAAAAGTACCAAAGCTAGGGCGACCGAGGGGAACCAAGTCCTTGACCTCGACATTTCTGTGCTTTTTCTGCTTCGCTGttttgctttctttgcttggtttTGAAAGTGGTGGAAGAGTCGAAGACACTACAGAAAACTCGGAAGAAGGAATTGTAGCATTCCTCTATGTGTATATGTACGCCGACATGCCGTTTGCCTCCTGACTTTTTGTTTAAATGGTGAAATCCACAACTTAAAATAACCCTGCATTTAATTTTTGTCCAcctttaatattaaataaaatgctataataGTCTAAATTATTGTGgatcatttatattttattttattaatttctcttTCTAAACTTTACTTCTCTGTTTAATTATTTGTTCTTTAAgggtaaataaaataaaataaaataattaaaaatactcattttccaaaataaataaataaaattattcttcaaaattcgaataaaattttaaaggatccaatgtgatgtttttattatttttttgattaaaattcaTTGTGCAATTCATTTATAGAATCCATAATTAGATTGGTGTTTATGCACTCTGTTAAAACAGTTTTCGGTTTGGCGATACAGGTTCTAAAAATTGGTGATAATCTCCTTCTACAAAATTAGAGAAGCAATAAGAGTGCTTGCTGGGGATGCCAGCTACTTCCGTTCTGATACTTAAATCAGTTTTCTTTTGATATAATGAGGGTATAGtcttaataacaataattttagCTCTATAATACCTAGAGATTGATCTGTATTTATATTGAAGGGTTGAGACGATTAATCCCTTAAAATGAGGGAGAACGTCTTTCTGATCATAGTCTGTGGATTATTGCACGTTGCGAAACGTGTGCCTTTTAATAATCCGGAACGTGGGCCTCTATGTTTGGATTGGGAGCAGCTTTATGGAACATGACCTAAGCATTCGAGATACGCCCGAGTATCGAGGGTTCTCACGGCTTCAGGCATATAACTGGAAATGGGCTAGGCCTTACTTGAATTAGGCTCGATTGACGGGCCTTCTTCTTGTAAGACAATGAGTCTCAGCCGATGAgcattttcttcatta
Above is a genomic segment from Alnus glutinosa chromosome 12, dhAlnGlut1.1, whole genome shotgun sequence containing:
- the LOC133851548 gene encoding probable protein disulfide-isomerase A6, whose product is MSRSRTWFPSVALALVLFASSVIAEDVVVLTDDNFDKEVGQDRGALVEFYAPWCGHCKKLAPEYEKLGTSFKKAKSTMIGKVDCDSHKDLCSKYGVSGYPTIQWFPKGSLEPKKYEGARTAEALVEFVNTEGGTNVKIAATPSNVVVLTADSFNEIVLDETKDVLVEFYAPWCGHCKSLAPTYEKVATAFKREEDVVIANLDSDKYKDLAEKYGVTGYPTLKFFPKSNKAGEDYDAGRDLDDFVNFINEKSGTSRDGKGQLTSKAGILASLGNLVKEFVSAGSEEKKPVFTQIEDEVEKLKGSTTRYGKMYLKAAKNCMEKGADYAQNEIQRLERILEKPISPAKSDELTLKKNILSTFA